The Lepus europaeus isolate LE1 chromosome 6, mLepTim1.pri, whole genome shotgun sequence genome includes a window with the following:
- the ZNF641 gene encoding zinc finger protein 641: MLSEQTAALGTRWESMNAQLDGAQSHVERRSQEEGPWRTAPGPLEHPCCDLEEEPQSLQEKAQSAPWVPAIPQEGSTGDWEMAAALLAAGSQGLVTIKDVSLCFSQEEWRSLDPSQTDFYGEYVMQENCGIVVSLRFPIPKLDMLSQVEGGEEQWVPDPQDLEERDILRVTYTGDGSEHEGDTPELEADPPRMFSSVSEDTMLWNPEQDDSWDSMPRSSRGTLLGPHFLQEDSFSNLLCSTEMDSLLRPHTCPQCGKQFVWSSHLARHQQTHTGERPYSCLKCEKSFGRRHHLIRHQKTHLHDKPSRCSECGKNFRCNSHLASHQRVHAEGKSCKDQEGDDSLGAMKRQRALPVPKCHVCTECGKSFGRRHHLVRHWLTHTGEKPFQCPRCEKSFGRKHHLDRHLLTHQGQNPRSSWDRGTSVF; the protein is encoded by the exons ATGCTTTCAGAACAGACAGCAGCATTGGGGACACGATGGGAGTCAATGAATGCACAGCTGGATGGAGCACAGTCCCATGTGGAAAGGagaagccaggaagaggggcCATGGAGAACAGCACCAGGGCCTCTGGAACACCCGTGCTGTGATCTTGAAGAGGAGCCACAGTCCCTTCAAGAGAAGG CTCAGTCcgctccctgggtccctgcaattCCTCAGGAGGGGAGCACCGGAGACTGGGAGATGGCAGCTGCACTTCTTGCAGCCGGATCACAG GGACTGGTAACCATCAAGGATGTGTCATTGTGCTTCTCTCAGGAGGAGTGGCGGAGCCTGGACCCCTCCCAGACAGACTTTTATGGAGAATATGTCATGCAGGAAAACTGTGGGATAGTGGTCTCTCTGA GATTTCCAATTCCCAAACTGGATATGCTTTCTCAAGTAGAAGGAGGGGAAGAGCAATGGGTCCCTGACCCCCAGGACTTAGAGGAGAGGGACATTCTGAGGGTCACGTATACAG GAGATGGAAGTGAACATGAAGGGGATACCCCTGAACTAGAAGCAGACCCTCCCAGAATGTTTTCCAGTGTGTCCGAAGATACTATGCTCTGGAACCCAGAGCAGGATGACAGCTGGGATTCCATGCCTAGGAGCTCCAGAGGAACGCTCCTGGGTCCACATTTCCTTCAGGAAGATAGCTTCTCAAATCTTCTGTGTAGCACAGAAATGGATTCCCTGTTAAGACCCCACACATGCCCCCAATGTGGGAAACAGTTTGTGTGGAGCTCCCACCTTGCCCGGCATCAGCAGACACACACTGGGGAAAGGCCCTACAGCTGTCTCAAGTGTGAGAAGAGCTTTGGGAGAAGACATCATCTCATAAGGCACCAGAAAACCCACCTGCATGACAAGCCCAGCAGGTGCTCTGAGTGTGGCAAGAATTTCCGATGCAACTCCCATCTGGCCAGTCACCAGAGAGTACATGCAGAAGGCAAATCTTGTAAGGACCAAGAAGGTGATGACAGCCTTGGGGCTATGAAACGGCAGCGTGCCCTACCGGTGCCAAAATGCCATGTGTGCACAGAATGTGGGAAGAGCTTTGGCCGAAGGCACCACCTAGTGAGACACTGGCTCACCCATACCGGGGAGAAGCCCTTCCAGTGTCCTCGCTGTGAGAAGAGCTTTGGCCGCAAACATCACCTGGACAGACATCTACTGACCCACCAGGGACAAAatcccaggagcagctgggacagggggACATCTGTCTTTTGA